In Ctenopharyngodon idella isolate HZGC_01 chromosome 1, HZGC01, whole genome shotgun sequence, a single genomic region encodes these proteins:
- the gcgrb gene encoding glucagon receptor, producing MSVCLLLVLFTLTAHTQVSSGKSLKLLQEQWRIYTNECVQSFIHTPPASGLVCNRTFDQYVCWPDGPAGTTVNVSCPWYLPWYHKVHQGLVYRVCGADGRWAHGKNTSECEQDDPGQKQYGQILSKFRAMYTVGYSLSLAALTLALAILVSFRKLHCMRNNIHMNLFGSFILRALSILIKDALLDKMNSAQSGPHHFQGQRWVSVQTVTGCRVAMVMMQYSVMANNYWLLVEGLYLHSLLVITVFSEKNYFYIYLCIGWGAPLIFVLPWMTVKYLYENEECWERNINMGFWWIIRSPILFAYLINFIIFIRIIKILMSKLKAHQMRYTDYKFRLAKSTLTLIPLLGIHAILFTFVIDESVPKESLLRLIRLFYDLLFSSFQGLLVAILYCFVNKEVQSEMLKKWKRWKLGKDIEEEYRHTHSQTPHAKSGSMVPVMTHECPDTPEPGTTASVESQRLVTGLQNGVSRSRGRARLQLASEPQEGASNCSSLTEDICLEERPLNSECSAMVAETNV from the exons ATGTCCGTCTGTCTGCTGCTGGTCCTCTTCACACTGACCGCACACACTCAG GTGTCTTCTGGAAAATCTCTGAAACTGCTACAGGAACAATGGAGGATCTACACCAATGAATGTGTTCAGAGCTTCATCCACACGCCGCCAGCCTCAG GGCTGGTGTGTAACAGGACGTTTGATCAGTATGTGTGTTGGCCCGACGGCCCCGCCGGCACCACGGTTAATGTGTCCTGCCCCTGGTATCTGCCCTGGTACCACAAAG TTCATCAGGGGTTGGTTTACCGCGTGTGTGGCGCTGACGGCAGATGGGCTCATGGGAAAAACACCAGCGAGTGTGAGCAGGACGACCCTGGACAG aagcAGTACGGTCAGATCCTCAGTAAGTTCAGAGCCATGTACACCGTCGGATACTCACTGTCTCTGGCAGCGCTAACTCTCGCGCTGGCCATCCTGGTCTCATTCAG GAAGCTGCACTGCATGAGGAACAACATCCACATGAATCTGTTCGGCTCCTTCATCCTGCGGGCGCTCTCCATCCTCATCAAAGACGCCCTGCTGGACAAGATGAACAGCGCTCAGAGCGGCCCGCATCACTTCCAGGGTCAGCGCTGGGTCAGCGTACAG ACGGTGACTGGTTGCCGTGTTGCCATGGTGATGATGCAGTACAGCGTGATGGCCAACAACTACTGGCTGCTGGTGGAGGGCTTGTATCTGCACAGCCTGCTGGTCATCACCGTCTTCTCCGAGAAGAACTACTTCTACATTTACCTCTGCATCGGCTGGG GTGCGCCACTCATATTTGTGCTGCCGTGGATGACAGTCAAATACCTGTATGAAAATGAAGA ATGCTGGGAAAGGAATATCAACATGGGCTTCTGGTGGATAATCCGTTCTCCCATTCTGTTCGCGTATCTG ATTAATTTCATCATATTCATTCGTATAATAAAGATTCTGATGTCCAAGCTGAAGGCGCATCAGATGAGATACACCGACTATAAGTTCAG GCTGGCGAAGTCCACGCTCACACTGATCCCTCTGCTGGGAATTCACGCCATCCTCTTCACCTTCGTCATCGACGAGTCCGTGCCGAAGGAGTCTCTTCTGAGGCTGATCCGCCTCTTCTATGACCTCCTGTTCAGCTCCTTCCAG GGTTTGCTCGTGGCCATCCTGTACTGCTTTGTCAACAAAGAA GTCCAGAGCGAGATGCTGAAAAAGTGGAAGAGGTGGAAACTGGGAAAGGACATTGAGGAAGAGTACCGTCACACCCACAGCCAGACACCCCATGCCAAAAGTGGCAGCATGGTCCCGGTGATGACCCACGAATGCCCCGACACCCCAGAACCGGGGACCACGGCCTCGGTGGAGTCCCAGCGTTTGGTGACGGGCCTTCAGAACGGGGTGAGCCGGAGCAGAGGCCGCGCGAGGCTGCAGTTGGCCTCCGAGCCACAGGAGGGCGCCAGTAACTGCAGCTCTCTGACGGAAGACATTTGTCTGGAAGAGCGTCCCCTCAACAGTGAGTGCTCAGCGATGGTGGCAGAAACTAACGTTTGA